In Acidobacteriota bacterium, the DNA window GATTCCTCAGTCCGATTCGCTTCACGTGGCCCTCGAAACAGTGCCGGCCTGACGGGTTGCCTGAGGGCGTCAGGCTTCTCCGTTCGCCGAGCAAGGGGTAGAATGCAGGAATGTTGGCAAGGAGGCCCGCCGCCAATAAGGATCATCGCAACCAACCCGCGTATCCCCTGAGTGAAGCTGCCAGGTATCTGAAGCTCCCGGCCGCGACGCTGCGTGCGTGGACGGTTGGGCGGCCGTACCCGACTGCTCATGGCCAGAGCCACTTCCCGCCGCTGATCAGGCCGGCATCTAAAGAGCCGCCCGTTCTGTCGTTCTGGAATCTCATCGAGGCGCATGTGCTTCGGGCGCTGCGAACCGAACACGGGGTTCCCATCAAGGCGCTGCGCCAGGCCGTGGACTACGCCGAGAAGAAACTGAGCATTGAGCGCCTGCTCCTGAGCCCCGAGCTCAGGTCCGAGGCCGGCCGATTGTTCTTGGACCGCTACGGCGACCTGATTGACCTGCAGGCCTCCGGACAACTCGCCATGAGGCAGGTGTTCGAGGCGCACCTCAAACGCGTCGAGTGGGATGAATCGCGGTTCCCGGTTCGGCTGCGTCCGTTCGTGATGGCCGAGTCGTCGCTTGATGGGATGCCCATCGCGATTGACGCCAATATTTCATTCGGTCGCCCAGTGGTACTTCGCGCCGGCATCTCGACGGCCGCTATCGCTTCGCGCATCGACGCGGGCGAGACAACGGACGACCTCGCAGCCGATTACGGGCTTACCGTGGAGGAGATTGAGCACGCCGTTCTCTACGAGCGGGCGGCTTGAGCGTTGTCTTCTTCACCGATCGAGATCTTGGCCTGCAGTTTCCAGCAATCCTGACTGCCGGAGGATTGACCGTCGAGCGGCACGGGGATCACTTCGCTCCCGATTGTCCGGACAGCGATTGGCTGGCCGCGGTTTCCGCCAAGGGCTGGGTAGCCCTGACCCACGACAAGCGAATCCGCTATAAGCCGAACGAACTGGCTGCGGTCGTCGACCACAAGGTGGCCTTGCTAGTCGTGGTTGGTGACGCGCCCTACTCGGAACTGGCGAAGGCCTTCGTCGCGACAGCGCCAGCTGTCTTGAAGTTCATCGCCGAACACGAGCCGCCCTACATTGCCAAGGTGTATCGGCCGTCGCCCACGGCGGTCAAGGCCGACCCGTCAGCCACCGGCCGCGTCGAGCTGTGGTACCCCAAGTAGGTGTGTTGCTTGCGACCGAGGCAGAATTTGCGCTCTCGCCCTATGCCCCTGACGTCACGCTGGTAACCAGCTCCTCAACCGTCCCCAGCCACCCCAGCAACTCTGCCGACGTGGGCGGCAGCTCATACGGATGCTGATGGCATGCCCGGCTGAGCCCCGCCCACGCGTAGGACACACGCCCCGCCAAGTGCCCATCGCCGAGGTCTTGGGGTCCTAGCGTCTTAGGGTTCTGAAGATAGTACGGAAGGCATAGCAGCTGCGCCTTCATCGAGCACTGCTCGATCCCGGGAGCGCGGACCTTCCAGAAATCATCCAGGGCACCTTCGAGGGCCTGCCTTGCCAGCAGGGCCGTGGCCCGCGGCCACAAGCCCGCCGTGGATGGGTCAATCCGCTCCATCAAGTTGCGCGCGGCGGTCACGACTTCGGCGTGCGCCAGCATCACAGCCCCTGGACCTTCTCGGCCAGCTTCTCGGTATCGCGGATCAGCAGTTGGATGTCGCCGGCGAACTCCTGGTGCGCGCCCTCCTTGCAGCCCTTGAACGCATCGCCCGCCCAGCTGCCCATCTTGTTCAGGCGCGCCATCACGTCGCCGCCGCGGTCGCGATCGTCGAAGAGGGCCAGTGCGGCCAGGGTGGTCCGCATCTCCGATACCAAGTGGGTTCCAGCGCGGCCCCCTTCGCCAAGGCTTCGGCGGGCCAAGCGGGCCAGGCCGTCCACGCGCGAGGGGTCCATGGATTGCACCGGGTCGTCGATCACCACGAAGCGGAACGGGCTTTCGGGCAGGGTGGCGCGTGGCAGGAACAGGCTGAGGCCGTGGTCTGAATTCGGACTCGCTCGGCATTCGGCTGGCGCTGCATCCCGACTGGCTGCGTTGCTCCTCCCTTACATATGTGCAATATGCTCGGTCGTCGCGCCTTGCCATTCGGGCGCATCGCCACCCTCGGTGCTCGAGCGAATCCGAATCCTGACCACCCGGGAGTGCAGTTCGCCGCGGCTCTTCACGCGCAAGGCAGTGCGGCCGAGTCCAAACCTGTGGCTTGGCTTCGGCACGCGATGACCTAGCCGCCAATCGGAAGTTGGCGGACTCTAATTCGGAGACCGGACTGCGATTTCTGCTCCACTGTGAGGAGGAAGGGCGTGGACAGATCTCCCGCAGCCGTGTTGGCAGCTTCGAGGGTAGCCAGCACGACGCCGCTTGAAATGTGCCCGGGGCGCAAGAACACGACGCCTGTCGAAATCGCCGAGCCTTGCAGAGCCAGCCGGCCAAAGTCTGGGTCGTGAGTGAGGACGACTCGGCCATCGGCGTCCGCCCGCTCGAGGATCAGGCTATCGGCGGCTCCTGCCAGACCCAACTCCGAAACGGTTACGATCTGGCAGCCGAGGGCTCTCAGCCCAGAGACGACTTCGGGGTTGATGTTCTCGTCCGCTAGCAACGCGAACGCGAACAGGTTCATGCCGGTTGCGGCAGGTCGATTGTGCGGTCGTGCTTGAGTACCTGGGCCGCGTAGGAGAACGCTGCTGCCAAAGCCTCCGAGGTGAGTTGGGGGTAGCTGGTCAGAATCTCGTTCTGGCTGGCGCCGCTTCCCGCGAGCTCAAGCAGGAACTCCACGCTCAGCCGCGTGCCACGGACGCAGGGTTTTCCGCCAAGAATGTCAGGGTCGGTGACGATCCATCCTGCGGTCATGTGGGTTTCCCAGCCTTTGACTCGATGCTAGCGACCATCGGGGGAGGTGTCAACACGGGTAACCATCGCGGACCTTTGAGGGACCCTCGTCCAGCATGGAGCCCAGCTCGTTGTCCCCTACCCTTCCTTCCAGATCTTCGAGCGATCCGACCAGCGCTTGCTGTCGCCGGTGAGCAGCACTTCCAGCGCCTCGGCGAAGCTGGACTTCCCGGAGCCGTTTCGCCCGACGATGATGGTCAGGCCGGGGCCGGCGGTCAGCGTGAGGGTTTGCCTGGGGCCGATGCCGCGGAAGCCTTCGACGGCGAGGGAGGTGAGGTATGCGCCCGTGCCTTTGGTTGCCGACGGCTTCTCGTCGGCCTTCGCCGTCGTCTTGGCGTTCTGGAGGACGCTGTCGAGGGCGTCGCGGCCGTCGCAGGCGGCGAGGACGAGGGCGCTCCAGTTCTTGGTGAGCAGTTCTTCTATCTCCAGGCGGGTCCGAACCAGATCCCGAAGGTCGCTATTCATCTGATGTCCGATCTAGAACGCGCTTGGTCTCGCAATCGCGTATCGCCAACGCTGTGACGCTCGCCGGGCGCAGTCGTCTACTACGCTGTTTCCTTCATCCACGCCTGGCTTCGCTGGACGGATGCGCGAACCGCAACGCACCAGTCAGTCCAACGAGCCTCCGCGAAAATGTCGTGATGAAAGAACTTCGGAGTTATAACGTCGCCCATCGGAGTGCGGACACGTATCCGACTCACTCTGCAGGCTTCGAGTCGACGCCCCAGCCCCATAAAGAGTGTGCACAACCTGACAAACGCCTCAAGATCGGGCTTGATTGCCTCCTGGATAGCCAAGGCACGAAACCGCTGCTCAAGTGCGGGCACATACTCTCCGTAGAGTATTTCTGAGAGCTCATGGAAGATGCTCGCGTACTGTCCAAGTCGCTGCCGGTGTTCGTACCAGTCCTCAGCACTGAGAGGACGATCTGCAGATTCCAGTCCCACCAGCGCTCGTTGCGATTGCGACCATAAGACGTTGCCAATCGCCAGGGCAATGTGCATGAAGTTTGGCACACCTGCAACGGACGGTGTCGAGCAATGGCGTCGCATCCTTCGGGTGTGACGCTCGCAGAATCCGATTGCTGCCTCGTGTAGGGACGCATACGCGCGAAGGTTGCCTTGACCGAGGCCGTTAATCGCGGCGTCCCCGTCGTGCTGGGGTCTGGCTCTTCGATAGTCAAACGGCCGCTCGGCGTTGATTACCGGGATGTCGCAGTGCGTGAGAAAGTTCTGCAGCGTGTCGGTTTCATTCAATTGAAGGAGCTCGTCGAGCATTGCCGCGAACAGGGTAGCGCTACGCTGGGCCTCTCGAACTCGTCGCTCACGGCCTTTGCTTCGCCCGGTCTCGACATCCTGCAGGTTGAGGAGGAATAGACGGTTGCTGGCGAGCACGGTTGAGCGACCGGCTGCCGCTTCGAGGTGAACAACCGTGGCACCGGCGGCACACCTCTCCGCGGTAGGGCTATCAACCGTTGCGACCAACAGTGCTGGAGTCGACAAGGATAGGGGGACGCGGAGCTGGCCTCCATCCCCGGTAGACAGGATAACGAACCACTCGCTCAGGCCGCTGGGCGGTTCTCCGACCCGGCATGCAAGAACTTGATCGGTGAGGGTTGCTTCCAATAACTCGATTGGGGGCGATGGCACACGCGGATGACGTTCTTTCGGCGCTGTTCGCACCTTCAGTGGATCAGTTAGGACCGCCGCGGAGCCGCAAGGGTCGAACAGACGTTCAGGCTTGCAGACCTTGGTCGACAAACCGTCAATGACAATCATCAACTCGCAATTGCCGGTCTGGCTCGTCGAGAAGAGGCCCGAGTGCGTAAAGTTGGCGCTACCGAATGCGAGTCGAACCTCATCTCCAGCGATCACCGCTAAGGCCTTAGCATGGAGGGGTTGAGGGTGACTGTCATCGTCGACCGCAATGTCTTTCACGGTCGCTGCGCCATTTCGAACGGCAGGATGTCGCACCCAATCAGGTGTTAGCGTGGTCAACCCGTTCTGGGTCCAAAGCGTGTACTTTTCGGCATTGAGGTCCCGGATCACGCGCGTGAGCGCTGCCGGGGTAGCATCGAAATATCGCGACACCGCGTGGAACGCAGTTGGACGCTTCTGGACGCCGTCGCACACTTGCTCCCAGATCGAGCGGTCTAGATTGTGAATCAAGCGCGCTGACGGACCAGGCGTAGCAGGAACCGAAGGTCTGCTCAGCCAAGGTGCGCCAACCAGGAGTTCCCGTAGATTGCCTTGTAGGTCGTCGCCCGGCGAGCTGTCGGCCAATCTCAGCAGGAACTGCACAGCCTGCTGGAACAATGCGAGGTGTTGTTCATCCTTCGCCGATTCGTAGCGATACACCCCGACAAGTTCGGCGTTTGTAGTTAGTCCCGCCTTACTAAAATTCGCGCTCCCAACGATCAGAAGCCCTTTCTCCTTGCTTGCGAACAGGAATAGCTTGGGGTGGAAAATGCCGGGCACCGAGATGGGGTGCAATAGATAACGGAGATTCGCAAGACGAGGCCATTCCGACGGCGGCGCGGCGAGAATCTCGTCGTAGATTCGACGGTCGAGAATGACCGACACGTTTCCGTTCTCCGATAGGGACTTCAGCCGGTCCAGGCAATAGTTCTCGAAGAAGTTCGGGTCGAACGTGAAGGTGCAGATTACAGCGTGATCGAATGTGTTCCGACCTAACGCCTCGTGAATGTCTGACCTCACCATCACACGCCTTCCGAGAGGGACCGCCTGAGGACGTCTCTTCCTTCTGCAGATACAACGAGGCTGGGCTTGCCCTTGGTGCCGACCCAACGGAGCAGCCCAAGGTCGGCGAGAATGCTGACGGCCTGTTTGTGCCTAGACTCGCGAAAGTAAGGTGTGCAGTCCTGCTCTCGGTAGTACCGGCCCTCCTCGTGACGCAGCCAACAACTTTCGAGTCGGCCCTTGCCGTACATGACTTGGTCGTGCTGCTTAATGACCAACACACAAGCGATTCTCAGGGCCGTGCGCCAGTCCATCGCTCCATCGAACCAACTATCCAACAGTGGTAACACGTTAGGACTCGACAGCTCGTTGCCTGATTCCTGGGCAACCGCCAAGTAGCTGACGTCAGTCTGAATGCCTCGCCATTTGCCATACAGAATGGCGAGAACGACGCAAGAACGGGCCACTAGTTCCGGTGGTGACCCTGCATCTTCGTGGCAGAACCATTCGCTGAGTACGTTGTTGTAGGGGTAAGCAGAGCGAAGTTTGACGCACGCGGCTTCGTCCGGTTGGCGGCCGATCTGAAGGGCAGCCATGAGAGCCTTGGGAGTGGCACACCGGCGTCCAACGGCGCTATGCAAGTATTGGGCAAATCTCGAATCGGTCAGTTCGTCTAACACCTCGTCCAGGGTTGCTCCGCCAGGATGGCCAGCAATAGCATCGATCACTGCCTGAAGCACCCCTTCAAGTGCCTGCGTCAGGAACTGCTGCAGGCAGAACTGCCGCCAGAAATGCGTTGGCCTCTGCAATTTAGCTTGGCTCACGAAATTCTTGGGACGATCTCTTGAATCGACAAGCACCCCAAAATAGGACGGGCCGAAGAGAAGCTGATCGGAGAGAGTGGCCTCCAACACCGGAATGTCTGCCTGCATGTAATCGGAAACAGTCTGGAGCACTCTCGCCAGGGAACCGCGCCGTCGGATAGTCGATTCGCTTGGGGTGGGGACGTTCAAACCGAAGAAGAGGTTGATCAGGAGCCGACGTTCCTGTGAGGCAAAGGGTCGACTGAGGCCATCCAGACCCAATCGCTCACTGGAGCGCTTTAGCATGTTCAAGGGAACCGTCGCTTCTTCGAATCCCTTTTGGCGCAAGTACGGGGCCTCAGAGACGGCGTCCTGGAATACCCGAGCCAGGTCCTCGGCCATGCCGGGTGTAAGTCTGTCAAGCCCATCTTCGAGTCGCTGCGTCAGCCCAAGTTCGTACAGGCAACCAGAGTAGTACTGACCAAAAGCACCCAGCCGATTCGAAGGCAGGACCGCGAAGTCGGTTGAGATCTGACCGCTTGCCTTCGCTCGCGCGACCCGCACTTCGACAGCTCGAACGCCGACAGGATGGGTGCCATCGGCTCCAAGTAGTGTTGCGATTGCCACGGCTGCGTCACGGCGCTGAAAAGCCTTCACAAACGCGTCACCGCTACGTGGCTGATCCTGTTCGTGGATATGGCGAAGGATCCAACAATAGAGAGAGTAGTAGCGCGCGCGGTCTGTCTGGGTGGTAATTGCCGGCAGCATGCGGCCAGACAGCATGTGGGCAACACGCGATAGGCCGAGAGGGTCTCGACCGCCTGCATCCGTGACCACACGTTTGGTCCACTGAGGAAGGAGGGCGGTTGCACCTGCGGAACCAGGTCGAATCTTCGTCTGGGTACTCAGCCGCCCACCTCTTCGTAGGCCTTCCTGATCAACGGCTTTGCCAACTCGACTTCAGCCGAATCGGATACGGTGATCTCCAAGTCGCCGGTTCCAAAGTGCCCGATCGATGAGACGTCTCGACTGATTCCCTTTGGGCCTGGGAACTTCTTCGGGTCGAGCTTCAGATACAAGAGGAGTTTCTTGTGCTTCACTTCCATACACAGGATGTTCTGTGATGTCTTGTAGCTGACGTAGAGCTTCTTCGGAGCGACGTCGATCGACGAGTCGAGGCCGGTCGTGAACTCGTTGACGGCGAGCGCCAGTTCGCGAATTGCCTCGGGCTTACCTTCAAGGTGTTCGTCAAACGTGTAGACACCAATCGCACGGGCTGCAGCCGACTTCCTGCCCGCCTCCACCATAACTGGGTTCTTCCCGGCCAATGGCGCACCGATTCCGGCGTCTGACTTGCGGAAGACTTCTTCCAGATAGACAACATCGTTAGCGAAGGCGCGGTAGGTCCACAGTTCGAGGCCCGCGCCCATCATCCGAACCGCGTGCAGGTCGTACTTCCGGAAGTTCGGCGCTATACAAATGACTCTAACTGTTGACCAATCGACCTTGATCTTGTCGCCCAATGCCTTTTGGGCGGCAACCTGGAAGTCGCCTCTGTGATCGTGAATCCAGGCGAGATAGAAGAGGCTTTGGTTGACCAGGTCAGAAGCCTCCGTGACCTTGTATTCGATGATGACGGGGTTATCGTCCTCCGACAGGGCGAGGGTATCGATGCGACCCGCGTGCTGTGAGCCAGTCGAAAACTCGGTCGCGACTAGCCGACACTTGAATACGGCGTCTAAGTTCGATTCAATCAGCCGCTGCAGCACCTTCTCGGACGTAAAGGGACGCTGCGGAACCGCCTGGAGAGTCGTCTTCGCAATCGAGAACAGTGGCATTCGCGCTAGGCTCCGTCCATGAGGCTGAGTCCAGGGCAGTTCGCTCTGGCATTCTCGGACAACAGCATTGTCGAAGAACACTTGAGTTACCAGTCCGAATTTGTCCAAGGCTGGGCGCGTCAGACCTCTCTGAAGGCCGGCCGTTGGGCGGCGTTGAACGCTCGGATCGCGATTGTGTGCGCCAAACCGTGGCGGCCTTCCGGCGTACCGGCGGTCGTTACCCCGGCAAGCCAACATGCGACGTCCACCAGGGCGTCGGTTGCTTCTGCCTGCGAGGCCCCCGATTCACGTAGGGCACCCGCCACCGCGTCAAACAACGCAACATGTACTGGAGTGAGTGGCGCGTTCATAAGGTAAAGACGCTCGTCAGGCAGTTTCCTGACACCAGTGCCAAGAGCGAACGGACCTAGGCTCGCAGCGCCGCCGCGAGTTTGGCGAGATACACGAGCGACCCTGATTCAAGCACGAGAGCACGAAGGGTCACAAAGGCGTCTGCCGGCATGGCCGCCACATGTGCGCCAAAATGGTTTCGGATCGCGCCCACTTGACGGGTTGTCGCCCTCAAGTCGGCGACCAGCTCAGGATCGAGGCCGGCCCCCAGGTCACAGTCGAGCCCCATTACGCGCAATAGGTGCTGTGACTGGCCAAGCGTGAGGAACTGGTGGGCCGCCATGGGGCTCCGGGAATCAAGCTCGTTGATATTGACGTGCTGTGGTTGTCCGAGTGCACGCGAGGTGTCCACCACGCCGCTGCCGGCCATCAGGTCTGGGTCGAACAGGCCGTACCTGGCGGGCAGCGGCACTCCGCGGTTCCGCCTGGCTACTTGCACCGGTGCCAGGTTCAGTTGCCGCTCAAAGAGTTTGCACAGCGGCAGACCGGCCGCTGCGTAGTCAACCTCGAGGTTCGCCGACGCGAGAGCGTCGGTGACGACGATGACGGTCGACAGGAAGGCGCGGCTCTCGTTGTCCAGTTCCGGCCAGATCGCTGTGACTGGCTCGGGTAGTTCGGGTGGATCGGCCAGCGCATGAACGGCGGCCCTTGCGCTTTGAAGCCGGCGCTCGTCCTGAATCTGCACCACGTCCAGTTTCGATGCGGCAAATGCACGACTCTCGAATTGGGTTTCCTCCCCATACGAAACCACTCCGAGGAGTGAGGCAAGTAACTCGTCAAGCACCTCAGGCGAGTTCTTTGACCTGACGGGCCGCGGCGTGAACCGTTGGTCCGGGGACACCTCTCTAAGTGCGAGACTGAACGGTCGAAGCCCCGCTCCCTCACCGAACTTCATCGCAACGTTAGCAGCGACCTCCAACTGGGCGACTACCGTCGTCGGAGATGTCGGCACGACCAAGCGAGGGCCGGTGAATGCCGAACGTCCCACGACCACCACCGGAAGCTCGTCCCATCGAGCGCCGCCAATCCCCACGAACTGCTCGAGCAAGGCCCACGAACCGACTGAAAGCGGTTCGTGCCTCTTCTGCTTCGTCCCCTGGGCGTCCGCCCATGCCGCAGCCATGTCCAGAGGCACAAACACCACCACGCTCTCGCTTGTGACGGCCTGGATTCGGTCGGCGTCGTTCCGAATGGCCGCCATCATCGACTCGTCGGTTGGAGAGAACAGAACAAGTGCCTGAAGGGGGATCTGATCGAGCCGGGACCGAAACGCTGCGAAATATTCCGGCCCGTAGAGTTGGGAGGACATTGTACGGCTCAGTCCAGTTCGCGCGCCATCTCGCTAGTCTTTCCAGATCACATCGCCGGCAGGAACCAGAATGGGATCGACTCGCAAGGGGTTCGAGAGCGGATACATGAGGTAGGTTTCACCGGGGCGAACGGGCTCGTCAGTGAACAGCGTTTCGTCCATGCCTTCGTCGTTCAACGCGCGCACGGTGCGGCGGCCCCAGCGGTCGATCTCAAGGGACTGGATCGTCACGACAAATGGGAGCAGGCGACCTTCCGGCCTGGCCAAGGCGACCAGGAGTTGCCGCGCGTGGTGCAGGAACCCCAAGGCATCGGCCTCTGACGCAACCGGGGCCCCAGGTTTGAAGTGCGAGAACGAGTTGCGAACGCCGGTGAGCGCGTCTTTCCCCTTAGGAAGGGATGTCTCGCCCAGGTCGCGCTGCAGCACGAGAGCTTGGGGCGCCTCCGTCGTTCTGAGGTCATCGATGACCTGCTCGCAGTAGATCAACAAAGGACCGAGACCAGACTTCACAAGATCGCCTGGTTTCGAGATGCTGCCGCGACTCCTTAGGTAGATCTCAGGTGCTTCGGAAAACGCCGCTCGGCAAATGAATCTAAGTAGTACATGGCAAAGGTACTCCAGCTGTCTCGCCACATCGTGAACCACGCTCGACGCTGCCGACAGGCCCTTGACGCGCACAAGCTGTTCGGAGCGGTCGATAATCTCACGCACCTGCTTCGGGCCATGGCACGCGGTGGCCGAAGGGAAGCCGACAGCTGAAAGGATCTCACGGACAAGTTCGGCGGAGTCAGCCGCGTCATCGGAGGACTGGCCGACAACCTGTTCATAGATAACGTGCAGCGTCGGAAGGTCGAACGTTCCACTCAGAAGGTCGGCCGGTTCGTCAATCCGAATGCAATGCTCGAGGAGCCGGAGCTCGAACTCGCCCTGGTAGCCCCTTTTTAGCAGGAGTCGGTCGATCCTCGACTTCAGTTCGTCGTGCTTGGCCAGCTGATCGAGTAGCAGTCGATGCAGCCTTCGGACATGCGATCCTTCCGGCACGGCAACGACTTCCTCAGCAGGTCGAGCCGCGACCACGGGCTCGGGCGGACGTTTGACGCTGGCGCCATCGCTAGGGCCTTGCAGGTCGAACAGCGGGCCGCGTGCGGGATGGATGAACTTCTTGTGCAGGCCTCCCATCTCGACTGCGAGCCGCGCGAGGCTGCTGGCCGTTGGCACGTCGTCGTCTGCCCTTCCTTGATCTGGCGGTAATGACCGCTCAAGGCACTGAAGGACGGAGAGAAGGGCTCCTGTCACTTCGGCGGTCCATCTGGGCTGGCGGCTGCCATGTGCGAGTCGGTTCCGGACCATACTCGCCCGCGACCAAAGCTCAGGTGGAAGATCGCCAGGATTCATCGTGACGTGCGCTTGGTCCAGCAGATGGGCAACCACCGATGGCCAATGGGAGGCGGTCCCGATCTCCAGCAGTGACTGCAGCGAGGTGACCAGCCAGGCCGGCAGACTCATGCCGCTTGTCAGCATCCGGTTGGCGGAGGAGCGAATCTGCGCAAACGAAGTGTCCAGGCTGACCAAGGGCCCGATGGCGTCGCACGCGATCGAGAAATTTGGAGCAGGAGCCGAGACGATGATCCGAGACAAGGCTGAAGGACCAGCAATTGAGTCCTGGATCGCGCGAGCCAGAAGTGAGGCAGAAACCTGCGGCGTAATTCGACCGGCACCAGACGCGACCAAGGGGAGACCTACTGCAGTGTGCCCATGCTGCTCCGATAGCTCGAACACTCGCGTGTAGAGCTCGCTCAGCTGGGGTTGCGTCAAACGACGGTTGCTATCAAAGTCGACGGTTACGGCGTGGAAGATCGCTTTGGCCTGTAGGCGACCAGCCACCGTGACCACCACATCGCCTAGCGCCCATTTGTCGCTTTGCGCCGCCACACTGGCGGCAATCTCGGACTCACCGGCGCCTTGCCAGAGAGCCAGCGAGACGCCGCCGCCATGACTGAGGTAATTGTCGTCAGAACTGACCAGAACATCGACAGGGATGCCGAGTTCCGACAAGGACCGGTTGGTGATCAGAATCTCGCTGTCGCCGACCTGAATTGAGTGCTCGGCGAGCTGGAGGCCTTCGCTCATCAGCTGAGTCTATGGCTGCCTGTATCAGGCGGCAACCACAGTCGTCAGCACACGGCGCCAGGGGGTGCAGGACTGTGAATCTTTCGGCCTCGGTCGGTGTGGGCTCTACAGCCGTCCGGCTTCAAGGAAACTGTAGTAACCAGTCTTGTCGAAAACAATGTGGTCGAGCAGCTCAATCCCGATGATGCCACCCGCTGCCTTGAGTTGAACCGTAATGGCTACATCGTTCGGCGATGGTTCAACGCCGCCGCTGGGATGATTGTGGGCAACGATCACGGCCGACGCCCGATCGGCTAGTGCATCTGCGAAGACCTCTCGAGGATGGACCGGGGTTCGGTCAATCAGGCCTATCGAGATGACTCGGATATTCAGAACCTCGTTTGCGCCGTTGAGGCTGGCGCACAGAAAGTGCTCCTGCTTCCGATCGGCGTAGTGTCGAATGTGGGGGAGAAGGTCAGCCGGGGCCACGATCTTGGCGCCCTCGGGCTTGATCCGGCGACGGGCGAACTCGATGGCCGCGAGAATGAGGGCGGCCTTCGCATCGCCAACTCCCTCGAACGACACCAGGTCGGTGGCCACTACCTGCAGACCCTTCTCGTCCATGAGCCGGGCCAGCTTCCCTGCAAGGGTCATGACGTCCATTCGGGCTGTGCCCTTTCCGAGCAGGACCGCCAGCAACTCCCTATCGCTCAAGGCCGCCGCGCCCTTCGCGAGCAGCTTCTCTCGCGGCCGGTCAGCCTCCGGAGTCTGCTGGATCGTCTTGCTCATGGACTCACGCCGGTGAGGATAGATGGGTTTGGATAACAGTGACGGCCATGATGTCGAAGATGCCGCCTGTGTCTGTGTATTTCGGATCGGCGAGCTCATCGTAGCGACCTCGTGCGTCGTAGGTCGTCTGGATGTCCCCGTTC includes these proteins:
- a CDS encoding macro domain-containing protein — its product is MSEGLQLAEHSIQVGDSEILITNRSLSELGIPVDVLVSSDDNYLSHGGGVSLALWQGAGESEIAASVAAQSDKWALGDVVVTVAGRLQAKAIFHAVTVDFDSNRRLTQPQLSELYTRVFELSEQHGHTAVGLPLVASGAGRITPQVSASLLARAIQDSIAGPSALSRIIVSAPAPNFSIACDAIGPLVSLDTSFAQIRSSANRMLTSGMSLPAWLVTSLQSLLEIGTASHWPSVVAHLLDQAHVTMNPGDLPPELWSRASMVRNRLAHGSRQPRWTAEVTGALLSVLQCLERSLPPDQGRADDDVPTASSLARLAVEMGGLHKKFIHPARGPLFDLQGPSDGASVKRPPEPVVAARPAEEVVAVPEGSHVRRLHRLLLDQLAKHDELKSRIDRLLLKRGYQGEFELRLLEHCIRIDEPADLLSGTFDLPTLHVIYEQVVGQSSDDAADSAELVREILSAVGFPSATACHGPKQVREIIDRSEQLVRVKGLSAASSVVHDVARQLEYLCHVLLRFICRAAFSEAPEIYLRSRGSISKPGDLVKSGLGPLLIYCEQVIDDLRTTEAPQALVLQRDLGETSLPKGKDALTGVRNSFSHFKPGAPVASEADALGFLHHARQLLVALARPEGRLLPFVVTIQSLEIDRWGRRTVRALNDEGMDETLFTDEPVRPGETYLMYPLSNPLRVDPILVPAGDVIWKD
- a CDS encoding phospholipase D-like domain-containing protein codes for the protein MVRSDIHEALGRNTFDHAVICTFTFDPNFFENYCLDRLKSLSENGNVSVILDRRIYDEILAAPPSEWPRLANLRYLLHPISVPGIFHPKLFLFASKEKGLLIVGSANFSKAGLTTNAELVGVYRYESAKDEQHLALFQQAVQFLLRLADSSPGDDLQGNLRELLVGAPWLSRPSVPATPGPSARLIHNLDRSIWEQVCDGVQKRPTAFHAVSRYFDATPAALTRVIRDLNAEKYTLWTQNGLTTLTPDWVRHPAVRNGAATVKDIAVDDDSHPQPLHAKALAVIAGDEVRLAFGSANFTHSGLFSTSQTGNCELMIVIDGLSTKVCKPERLFDPCGSAAVLTDPLKVRTAPKERHPRVPSPPIELLEATLTDQVLACRVGEPPSGLSEWFVILSTGDGGQLRVPLSLSTPALLVATVDSPTAERCAAGATVVHLEAAAGRSTVLASNRLFLLNLQDVETGRSKGRERRVREAQRSATLFAAMLDELLQLNETDTLQNFLTHCDIPVINAERPFDYRRARPQHDGDAAINGLGQGNLRAYASLHEAAIGFCERHTRRMRRHCSTPSVAGVPNFMHIALAIGNVLWSQSQRALVGLESADRPLSAEDWYEHRQRLGQYASIFHELSEILYGEYVPALEQRFRALAIQEAIKPDLEAFVRLCTLFMGLGRRLEACRVSRIRVRTPMGDVITPKFFHHDIFAEARWTDWCVAVRASVQRSQAWMKETA
- the radC gene encoding DNA repair protein RadC translates to MSKTIQQTPEADRPREKLLAKGAAALSDRELLAVLLGKGTARMDVMTLAGKLARLMDEKGLQVVATDLVSFEGVGDAKAALILAAIEFARRRIKPEGAKIVAPADLLPHIRHYADRKQEHFLCASLNGANEVLNIRVISIGLIDRTPVHPREVFADALADRASAVIVAHNHPSGGVEPSPNDVAITVQLKAAGGIIGIELLDHIVFDKTGYYSFLEAGRL
- a CDS encoding DUF433 domain-containing protein → MTAGWIVTDPDILGGKPCVRGTRLSVEFLLELAGSGASQNEILTSYPQLTSEALAAAFSYAAQVLKHDRTIDLPQPA
- a CDS encoding DUF433 domain-containing protein — encoded protein: MLARRPAANKDHRNQPAYPLSEAARYLKLPAATLRAWTVGRPYPTAHGQSHFPPLIRPASKEPPVLSFWNLIEAHVLRALRTEHGVPIKALRQAVDYAEKKLSIERLLLSPELRSEAGRLFLDRYGDLIDLQASGQLAMRQVFEAHLKRVEWDESRFPVRLRPFVMAESSLDGMPIAIDANISFGRPVVLRAGISTAAIASRIDAGETTDDLAADYGLTVEEIEHAVLYERAA
- a CDS encoding DUF5615 family PIN-like protein, giving the protein MNLFAFALLADENINPEVVSGLRALGCQIVTVSELGLAGAADSLILERADADGRVVLTHDPDFGRLALQGSAISTGVVFLRPGHISSGVVLATLEAANTAAGDLSTPFLLTVEQKSQSGLRIRVRQLPIGG
- a CDS encoding DUF5655 domain-containing protein, giving the protein MPLFSIAKTTLQAVPQRPFTSEKVLQRLIESNLDAVFKCRLVATEFSTGSQHAGRIDTLALSEDDNPVIIEYKVTEASDLVNQSLFYLAWIHDHRGDFQVAAQKALGDKIKVDWSTVRVICIAPNFRKYDLHAVRMMGAGLELWTYRAFANDVVYLEEVFRKSDAGIGAPLAGKNPVMVEAGRKSAAARAIGVYTFDEHLEGKPEAIRELALAVNEFTTGLDSSIDVAPKKLYVSYKTSQNILCMEVKHKKLLLYLKLDPKKFPGPKGISRDVSSIGHFGTGDLEITVSDSAEVELAKPLIRKAYEEVGG